Proteins encoded by one window of Selenihalanaerobacter shriftii:
- the cbiE gene encoding precorrin-6y C5,15-methyltransferase (decarboxylating) subunit CbiE, with translation MENQIYILGIGPGSEEYLLPIIKRLATESDVLIGGRRALDLFSDLDKEELVIKADLEKNLNYIKENYKKRQIAVLVSGDPGLYSMLNYLSKHFSRDEFKVIPGISSLQLGFAKAKLVWQDAKITSLHGRDKSELLDFLRKNDKVGFFTDHKFPPNEIAKYLLNNGMQDRRAFVGERLSYDDERNIDGTLEEISKHDDFKMSVMVIYNE, from the coding sequence ATGGAAAATCAAATCTATATCCTAGGGATAGGTCCTGGTTCAGAAGAATATTTATTACCAATTATTAAACGCCTAGCAACTGAATCTGATGTCTTAATTGGTGGCAGAAGAGCTTTAGATCTTTTTTCAGATTTAGATAAAGAGGAATTAGTTATTAAAGCAGATTTAGAAAAAAATCTAAATTATATTAAAGAAAATTATAAGAAACGTCAGATTGCAGTTTTAGTTTCAGGAGATCCAGGACTTTATAGTATGTTAAATTATTTATCTAAGCATTTTAGTCGAGATGAATTTAAAGTTATCCCTGGAATTAGTTCTTTACAATTAGGCTTTGCTAAAGCAAAGTTAGTTTGGCAAGATGCTAAAATTACTAGTTTACACGGTAGAGATAAATCAGAATTATTAGATTTTCTAAGAAAAAATGATAAAGTAGGATTCTTTACTGATCATAAATTTCCCCCAAATGAAATTGCTAAATATTTATTAAATAATGGTATGCAAGACCGCCGGGCTTTTGTAGGTGAGCGATTATCATACGATGATGAAAGAAATATTGATGGCACCTTAGAAGAAATAAGTAAACATGATGATTTTAAGATGTCAGTAATGGTGATCTATAATGAATAA
- the cbiT gene encoding precorrin-6Y C5,15-methyltransferase (decarboxylating) subunit CbiT, which yields MNNWQFQTPGIPDDYFIRGQVPMTKEEVRALTISKLRLKKDSIVYDIGAGTGSLTIEAGLIANEGEVWSIERKIEGIDLIEKNINKFKLDNINVISGEAPQALEGLPSANRVIIGGSGGRLAEILEIVDQNLKPEGRIVVNAITLETLLDAKQNLLDLNYELDIVTVNITRTKEVGDYYMLEGQNPVYIIAGERRR from the coding sequence ATGAATAATTGGCAGTTTCAGACTCCTGGCATCCCTGATGATTACTTTATTAGAGGTCAGGTCCCTATGACTAAAGAAGAGGTGAGAGCCCTTACTATCTCTAAGTTAAGACTAAAGAAAGATAGCATAGTCTATGATATCGGGGCTGGAACCGGTTCTTTAACAATAGAGGCCGGTTTGATTGCTAATGAAGGGGAAGTATGGTCAATTGAAAGGAAGATTGAAGGTATTGATTTAATTGAAAAAAATATTAATAAATTTAAATTAGATAATATTAATGTCATAAGCGGAGAAGCTCCACAAGCCCTAGAAGGATTACCATCAGCAAATAGAGTGATTATAGGTGGAAGTGGAGGAAGGTTAGCGGAAATATTGGAGATAGTTGATCAAAATTTAAAGCCAGAAGGCAGAATTGTTGTTAATGCAATAACTTTAGAAACATTATTAGATGCTAAGCAGAATTTATTAGATTTAAATTATGAATTAGATATAGTGACAGTTAATATTACAAGAACTAAAGAGGTAGGCGATTATTATATGCTAGAAGGACAGAATCCTGTTTATATTATTGCTGGTGAGAGGAGAAGATAA
- the cobI gene encoding precorrin-2 C(20)-methyltransferase: MTGKFYGVGVGPGDPELMTLKAKRVLENVDIICTPKSAVGKESIALSIVEKVLEREITIKELIFPMTHDQDKLNAFWNEASVEIRDELEAGKDVAFITIGDPLLYSTYIYVLKRLQGDGIEIETVPGINSYSACAAAMNRPLAEKNETVAIIPAAYDYDDLEETLKKFDNSVLMKVASNFDEVVDKLEEAGVKDYSFYASKCGQEEEVLTTDLDSLVGKDLDYLSMIIAKDAIKEDDE; encoded by the coding sequence ATGACTGGTAAATTTTATGGAGTAGGAGTGGGACCTGGAGATCCTGAATTAATGACACTAAAGGCTAAAAGAGTATTAGAGAATGTGGATATCATTTGTACTCCTAAATCAGCAGTTGGTAAGGAGAGTATAGCGTTATCTATAGTTGAAAAGGTTTTAGAAAGAGAGATAACAATTAAAGAATTAATATTTCCTATGACTCATGACCAAGATAAATTGAATGCTTTTTGGAATGAAGCCAGTGTTGAGATTAGAGATGAATTAGAAGCAGGTAAAGATGTTGCTTTTATTACTATTGGTGATCCATTATTATATAGTACTTATATTTATGTTTTAAAGAGGTTACAAGGAGATGGGATTGAGATAGAAACGGTTCCAGGGATTAATTCATATTCAGCTTGTGCAGCAGCTATGAATCGACCTTTGGCTGAAAAGAATGAAACAGTAGCTATTATTCCTGCAGCTTATGATTATGATGATTTAGAAGAGACGTTAAAGAAATTTGATAATTCAGTATTAATGAAGGTGGCCAGTAATTTCGATGAAGTAGTCGATAAACTAGAAGAGGCAGGAGTTAAAGATTATTCATTCTATGCTAGTAAATGTGGACAAGAAGAAGAGGTTTTAACTACTGACTTAGATTCATTAGTTGGTAAAGATTTAGATTACCTATCTATGATAATTGCTAAAGATGCAATTAAGGAGGATGATGAATAA
- the cobM gene encoding precorrin-4 C(11)-methyltransferase, with amino-acid sequence MKVYFIGAGPGDPELITVKGQKIIKKADLIIYAGSLVNPAVLDVAKNNSEIYDSAAMTLEEVLEKMEAAIADGKLVARVHTGDPSIYGAIQEQMDALEEKGIDYEVIPGVSSFLATAAALKREYTLPDVSQTVIVTRLEGRTSVPDKEKLHKLAKHNASMAIFLSVHMIEDVVKELAQEYPIKTPVAVVQKASWFDEKKVVGTLETIAAKVKEAEINKTAMVVVGDFLDTEYSKSKLYDKDFSHEYRKSKTGSN; translated from the coding sequence ATGAAGGTATACTTTATTGGAGCAGGACCAGGAGATCCAGAATTAATTACAGTTAAAGGTCAAAAGATTATTAAGAAGGCAGACTTAATTATTTATGCTGGTTCATTAGTGAATCCAGCTGTTTTGGATGTTGCAAAAAATAATTCCGAAATTTATGATAGTGCAGCCATGACTTTAGAAGAGGTTTTAGAGAAGATGGAAGCAGCTATAGCTGATGGAAAGCTAGTTGCTAGAGTGCATACCGGAGATCCAAGTATTTATGGGGCAATTCAAGAACAGATGGATGCTTTAGAGGAAAAAGGAATTGATTATGAAGTAATACCAGGAGTTAGCTCTTTTTTAGCTACAGCTGCAGCATTAAAGCGGGAATATACTCTACCCGATGTAAGTCAGACAGTAATTGTTACTAGACTAGAGGGGAGAACTAGCGTCCCAGATAAAGAGAAACTTCATAAATTAGCTAAGCATAATGCTTCTATGGCCATCTTCTTAAGTGTACACATGATTGAAGATGTGGTTAAAGAGTTAGCCCAAGAATATCCTATAAAAACTCCAGTAGCTGTAGTTCAGAAAGCATCTTGGTTTGATGAGAAAAAGGTAGTAGGCACATTAGAAACGATTGCTGCTAAAGTTAAAGAAGCAGAAATTAATAAGACAGCTATGGTTGTAGTTGGTGACTTCTTAGATACTGAATACTCTAAATCTAAACTTTATGATAAAGACTTTAGCCATGAATATAGGAAGAGTAAGACTGGGAGTAATTAA
- the cbiG gene encoding cobalt-precorrin 5A hydrolase: MKLAIMAVTKGGLATAKEIADSYSDEVDIFISDKLGKQIDDLEGINQYSGRLKGLVEDIFDQYDGLIFVMALGIVVRVIAGILDDKRSDPAVITIDETKEFVISTLSGHLGGANELAVSIANLINAKPVVTTATDCQNKLAIDMVAKKLNCEIEPFSNLTRINAAIVNDKEVNIFTDYELDLELTDNMKLYPLTKLGEVSKVATVIISNQQLNLPAEIKKTSYLWLKPRNLVVGIGCRRGISKDKIEKAVRTALTKIDKNLRQVRFLATIDLKANEEGLLEYAKENEFNLNIISREEIKATDLEFTTSEFVKKIIGVGGVCEPVALLSGKRMELLLKKQKLQGVTVAIAEERFM; the protein is encoded by the coding sequence ATGAAATTAGCAATAATGGCTGTAACTAAAGGTGGATTAGCTACAGCTAAAGAGATAGCAGATAGTTATAGCGATGAAGTTGATATTTTTATTTCTGATAAGTTAGGTAAGCAGATAGATGATTTAGAAGGAATCAATCAGTATTCAGGTAGACTAAAGGGATTAGTTGAAGATATCTTTGATCAGTATGATGGTCTAATATTCGTTATGGCTTTAGGGATTGTAGTTAGGGTAATAGCTGGTATTTTAGATGATAAAAGAAGTGATCCAGCTGTCATTACAATTGATGAGACTAAAGAATTCGTAATTAGTACTTTATCAGGCCATTTAGGTGGCGCTAATGAATTAGCAGTAAGTATAGCCAATTTAATCAATGCTAAACCAGTAGTTACTACGGCGACTGATTGTCAAAATAAATTAGCAATTGATATGGTAGCTAAAAAACTAAACTGTGAAATAGAACCTTTTTCGAATTTAACGAGGATTAATGCAGCCATAGTTAATGATAAAGAAGTGAATATCTTTACAGATTATGAATTAGATTTAGAATTGACTGATAATATGAAACTATACCCTTTAACTAAATTAGGAGAGGTTTCTAAGGTAGCAACAGTAATTATTTCAAATCAACAATTAAATCTACCTGCTGAAATTAAAAAAACGTCATATTTATGGTTAAAGCCAAGGAATTTAGTAGTTGGAATTGGATGTCGCCGAGGTATTTCTAAAGATAAAATTGAAAAGGCAGTGAGAACAGCTTTAACAAAGATTGATAAGAACTTGAGGCAAGTGAGATTTTTAGCAACTATTGATCTTAAAGCTAATGAAGAAGGTTTGTTGGAATATGCTAAGGAGAATGAATTTAATCTAAATATTATTTCTCGAGAAGAAATTAAAGCAACTGACTTAGAATTTACAACTTCGGAGTTTGTTAAAAAAATAATAGGAGTTGGTGGAGTATGCGAACCAGTAGCATTATTGAGTGGAAAGAGGATGGAATTACTCTTAAAGAAGCAGAAATTACAAGGAGTGACAGTAGCAATTGCCGAGGAGAGATTTATGTAG
- the cobJ gene encoding precorrin-3B C(17)-methyltransferase gives MRTSSIIEWKEDGITLKEAEITRSDSSNCRGEIYVVGLGPGDLEYLSIKAFKVIKEVDVVVGYNTYIDLLEDLIDEEQEVISTGMTKEVDRTQLAVEAAQDGKRVAMISSGDAGVYGMAGLVLEMVAENELDLSVEIIPGITAANAAASTLGAPLMHDYAVISLSDLLTPWEVIIDRLEKAAAGDFVIALYNPKSKQRTEQIKEARNIFLKHKAPDTPVGIVRSAKRGTEEMMITDLENMLNHEINMVTTVIIGNSETFTFADLMITPRGYEL, from the coding sequence ATGCGAACCAGTAGCATTATTGAGTGGAAAGAGGATGGAATTACTCTTAAAGAAGCAGAAATTACAAGGAGTGACAGTAGCAATTGCCGAGGAGAGATTTATGTAGTAGGGTTAGGACCAGGTGATTTAGAGTATTTAAGTATTAAGGCTTTTAAAGTAATTAAAGAGGTAGATGTGGTAGTTGGTTACAATACTTATATTGACTTATTAGAAGATTTAATTGATGAAGAGCAAGAAGTAATTTCTACAGGGATGACTAAGGAGGTAGATCGAACTCAATTAGCAGTGGAAGCAGCCCAGGATGGCAAAAGGGTAGCTATGATTAGTAGCGGTGATGCAGGGGTTTATGGTATGGCCGGTTTAGTATTAGAGATGGTAGCAGAGAACGAGTTAGATTTATCTGTTGAAATTATCCCAGGGATAACTGCCGCTAATGCAGCAGCTTCTACTTTAGGAGCACCGTTAATGCATGATTATGCGGTGATTAGTTTAAGTGATCTTTTAACACCTTGGGAAGTAATTATTGATAGATTAGAAAAAGCTGCAGCAGGTGATTTTGTAATAGCTCTTTATAATCCTAAAAGTAAGCAAAGAACAGAACAGATTAAAGAAGCACGAAATATATTTTTAAAACATAAAGCTCCAGATACCCCAGTAGGAATTGTTCGTAGTGCTAAGCGAGGAACTGAGGAAATGATGATTACAGATTTAGAAAACATGTTAAACCATGAGATTAATATGGTGACTACTGTGATTATTGGTAATTCCGAGACATTTACTTTTGCTGACTTAATGATTACACCAAGGGGTTATGAATTATGA
- the cobK gene encoding precorrin-6A reductase: protein MIYVLCGTKDSRRIIKELLEADYEVITSVVTKYGERLLRQLGDIEIITGRLDKEEMEEIINKYGITTVIDATHPFAEEVSQNAIEATNNLDVQYVRFEREGVILPDNELIIKKLDFQSAIKHINKRSGKVLLTIGSKELPDFVEGISDFDQRVIVRILPTSQVLKKCQKDLNIPIKNIIAMQGPFSRRLNKQILIDYDIDLLVTKASGKTGGLEAKLIAAQDLDIPTLVIERPKLDYIQVVSSLEELTVYLAKLDKGVAG from the coding sequence ATGATTTATGTCTTGTGTGGAACTAAAGATAGCCGCAGAATAATTAAAGAATTATTAGAAGCTGATTATGAAGTGATAACTTCAGTCGTTACTAAATATGGTGAGCGTTTATTAAGGCAATTAGGTGATATAGAGATAATTACAGGAAGATTAGATAAAGAGGAAATGGAAGAGATTATTAATAAATATGGGATTACAACAGTAATTGATGCTACCCACCCTTTTGCTGAAGAAGTTTCTCAAAATGCCATTGAAGCTACTAATAATTTAGATGTTCAATATGTTAGGTTTGAAAGAGAAGGTGTGATTCTGCCTGACAATGAATTAATTATTAAAAAACTAGATTTTCAGTCAGCTATTAAGCATATAAATAAGAGATCCGGTAAAGTATTATTAACTATTGGTAGTAAAGAATTACCCGACTTTGTCGAAGGAATTTCTGACTTTGATCAGCGAGTTATAGTTAGAATTTTGCCTACATCTCAAGTGCTTAAAAAGTGTCAAAAAGATTTAAATATTCCGATAAAAAATATCATAGCTATGCAAGGTCCTTTTAGTCGACGTTTAAATAAACAAATATTAATAGATTATGATATTGATTTATTAGTAACTAAAGCCAGTGGTAAAACAGGAGGATTAGAAGCTAAATTGATTGCAGCTCAAGATCTTGATATTCCTACTTTAGTAATCGAGCGACCAAAGTTAGATTATATTCAAGTAGTTTCAAGTCTAGAAGAATTAACAGTATATTTAGCTAAGTTAGATAAAGGAGTGGCAGGTTAA
- the cobU gene encoding bifunctional adenosylcobinamide kinase/adenosylcobinamide-phosphate guanylyltransferase has translation METGGQKVVLILGGARSGKSSFAEKVAGTLGGKDVTYIATAEANDKEMEERIKKHQEDRPSEWRTVEEPKDVAERIAELSQEAEVILLDCLTVLVSNILLQGEEFGTEDYQFTDGEKKSRKTLAKIEKIASKLQEAEVNIIIVSNELGQGVVPAYPLSRVYRDTVGRANQIIAEVADEVYITYAGLPVEIKELGQKTIARFGGDKDDC, from the coding sequence ATGGAGACAGGAGGTCAAAAAGTAGTCTTAATTTTAGGAGGAGCCCGTAGTGGCAAAAGTTCATTTGCCGAGAAGGTAGCTGGAACTTTAGGAGGAAAAGATGTAACTTATATAGCCACAGCTGAAGCAAATGATAAAGAGATGGAAGAGAGAATTAAAAAACATCAAGAGGATAGACCAAGTGAGTGGCGGACAGTAGAGGAACCTAAAGATGTGGCAGAGAGAATAGCAGAATTGTCACAAGAAGCAGAAGTGATACTATTGGATTGCTTAACAGTTTTAGTTTCGAATATTCTTTTACAGGGAGAAGAATTTGGAACTGAGGATTATCAATTTACTGATGGAGAGAAGAAATCTAGAAAAACATTAGCTAAGATTGAAAAAATAGCTTCAAAATTACAGGAAGCTGAGGTTAACATAATTATTGTTTCTAATGAATTAGGTCAAGGTGTAGTTCCAGCATATCCTTTAAGTAGAGTCTATCGTGACACAGTAGGTAGGGCCAATCAAATTATAGCAGAAGTGGCTGATGAGGTGTATATTACTTATGCTGGTCTTCCGGTTGAGATTAAAGAGTTAGGTCAAAAGACTATAGCAAGGTTTGGAGGAGATAAGGATGACTGCTAA
- a CDS encoding cobyric acid synthase, with protein MTAKTIMLQGTASNVGKSILATALCRIFAEDSYKVAPFKGWNMALNSYVTQDGGEIGTAQAIQAQAAQVEATVDMQPFLLKPKGDGKSQVIKHGRPLADLGLKEQDEDYRADALKTIKNSLNRLCQQFEIVVLEGAGSPAEINIKKQDLANMNVAKIRKSPVLLVADVDRGGALASVVGTIELLPPKEKKLVAGIILNKFRGDIELLKPGIDIIEEETGIPVLGVIPYFKDFRIPAEDSVALTQLTDQEAEIEIAVIRLPHISNFTDLEPFEQEPNTEVRYINQTDYLGEPDLIIIPGTKNTIDDLVYLKESGLAEQICTAAKNNIPIIGVCGGYQMLGQKIYDPEGTESNWEEIKGLGLLPIETNFSSNKLTFQAEAIIEGGGEFLTDLKESKVEGYEIHMGTSQLLNDNLPAFRIKKRGNDSVNIADGAVSEDGLILGTYLHGIFDNDTFRRNLINTLRQKRGLEPLDEEVKSLKEELESSYNKLADIVRENIDLEKLYEIIK; from the coding sequence ATGACTGCTAAAACTATCATGTTACAAGGAACAGCCTCCAATGTAGGTAAAAGTATTTTAGCTACTGCTCTTTGTAGAATTTTTGCTGAAGATAGTTATAAAGTTGCTCCTTTTAAAGGATGGAATATGGCATTAAATTCTTATGTGACCCAGGATGGTGGAGAGATTGGCACGGCACAGGCAATTCAGGCTCAAGCTGCTCAAGTAGAAGCTACTGTTGATATGCAGCCATTCTTATTGAAGCCTAAAGGTGATGGAAAGTCTCAAGTAATTAAACATGGCAGACCTTTAGCAGATTTGGGTTTAAAAGAACAAGATGAAGATTATCGTGCTGATGCATTAAAAACGATTAAAAATTCTTTAAACAGATTATGTCAACAATTTGAGATAGTGGTTTTAGAAGGTGCTGGTAGCCCAGCAGAGATCAATATTAAAAAACAGGATTTAGCTAATATGAATGTTGCAAAAATAAGAAAGTCTCCAGTTTTATTAGTAGCAGATGTAGATAGAGGAGGAGCTTTGGCATCAGTAGTAGGAACTATCGAATTATTACCACCAAAAGAGAAGAAATTAGTAGCTGGTATTATCCTTAATAAGTTTCGAGGTGATATTGAATTATTAAAACCAGGAATTGATATTATAGAAGAGGAGACAGGCATACCAGTTTTAGGAGTTATTCCTTATTTTAAAGATTTCAGAATTCCTGCAGAAGATTCTGTAGCATTAACTCAACTAACAGATCAAGAAGCTGAAATAGAGATAGCGGTAATTCGGTTGCCTCACATCTCTAACTTTACTGATTTAGAACCTTTTGAACAAGAGCCAAATACTGAAGTGAGATATATTAATCAAACTGATTATTTAGGAGAGCCTGATTTAATTATTATTCCAGGGACTAAAAACACAATAGATGATTTAGTTTATTTAAAAGAAAGTGGATTAGCTGAACAAATCTGTACTGCTGCTAAGAATAATATTCCAATAATTGGCGTTTGTGGTGGTTATCAAATGCTAGGACAAAAGATTTATGACCCAGAAGGCACAGAGTCTAATTGGGAAGAGATAAAAGGATTAGGTTTATTACCTATTGAGACTAATTTTAGTTCTAATAAATTAACATTTCAAGCTGAAGCTATTATAGAGGGTGGAGGAGAATTTTTAACTGACTTAAAAGAGAGTAAAGTAGAAGGATATGAAATTCATATGGGGACTAGTCAACTTTTGAATGATAATCTTCCAGCCTTTCGAATTAAAAAGAGAGGCAATGATTCCGTCAATATTGCTGATGGAGCAGTTAGTGAAGATGGTTTGATTTTAGGAACTTATTTACATGGGATTTTTGACAATGATACTTTTAGAAGGAATTTGATTAATACTTTACGACAAAAGAGAGGTTTAGAACCTTTAGATGAAGAGGTAAAATCACTAAAAGAAGAATTAGAGAGTAGTTATAATAAGTTAGCAGATATAGTACGAGAGAATATTGATTTAGAAAAGCTTTATGAGATTATAAAATAA
- a CDS encoding cobyric acid synthase, protein MMANKIMFQGTGSDVGKSVLTAAFCRIFAQDGHKVAPFKSQNMALNSYVTKKGGEIGRAQAVQAEASQMEATVDMNPILLKPKEDTVSQVIIHGRPKKNMSAQEYFNHYSESLVYIKESLDRLNNDYDIITLEGAGSPAEVNLRDYDLVNMKAAELADAPVILVADIDKGGVFASIVGTFKLLNEDEVNRIKGIIINKFRGDINRLESGLEFIEDYTGVPVLGVVPYFDDFKIPEEDSIPSQRLNNRTEGEIEIAIVYLPHISNFTDFTPLEDEPQTTVRYVRAGESLGNPDAIIIPGSKNTIEDLEYLRKAGYAEKIKRLAKRGTQVIGICGGYQMLGKRLADPHKMETIGKVVQGLDLLNINTIFNPTKVTTQVTGNIINQRGFLGNLATEKVSGYEIHMGDTELGEQVEPLIEIKNQMNQEVSRLDGAVSSDGQIFGTYLHGIFDNDDFRNSFINHLRKKKGLSEIDFSQQLSTSQKREDAYEKLAEVVRNNVDIKMVYEIMNLNNCKEGLDSCLINLLL, encoded by the coding sequence ATGATGGCTAATAAAATTATGTTTCAGGGAACCGGTTCAGACGTAGGAAAGAGTGTATTGACTGCTGCTTTTTGTAGAATCTTTGCTCAAGATGGTCATAAAGTAGCTCCTTTTAAATCACAGAATATGGCATTAAATTCTTATGTAACTAAAAAAGGAGGAGAGATAGGTAGAGCACAAGCTGTCCAAGCTGAAGCGTCTCAAATGGAAGCAACTGTAGATATGAATCCTATTTTACTTAAACCTAAAGAGGATACGGTATCTCAAGTTATTATTCATGGACGACCAAAAAAGAATATGAGTGCTCAAGAATATTTTAATCATTATAGTGAAAGCTTGGTATATATTAAAGAGTCCTTAGATAGATTGAATAATGATTATGATATAATTACTTTAGAAGGAGCTGGTAGTCCAGCAGAGGTTAATTTAAGAGATTATGATTTGGTTAATATGAAAGCAGCAGAATTAGCTGATGCACCCGTAATTTTAGTAGCGGATATTGATAAAGGAGGAGTCTTTGCTTCAATTGTTGGTACTTTTAAATTATTAAATGAAGATGAAGTAAATAGAATTAAAGGAATTATTATTAACAAATTTAGAGGAGATATTAATAGATTAGAATCGGGTTTAGAATTTATTGAAGATTATACCGGAGTACCGGTTTTAGGTGTTGTTCCATATTTTGATGATTTTAAAATTCCAGAAGAAGATTCTATTCCTTCCCAAAGATTGAATAATAGAACAGAAGGCGAAATAGAGATTGCTATAGTCTATCTACCTCATATCTCTAACTTTACAGATTTTACCCCTTTAGAAGATGAGCCTCAAACTACGGTGCGGTATGTACGAGCAGGAGAATCATTAGGTAATCCAGATGCTATTATTATTCCTGGCAGTAAGAATACTATTGAGGATTTGGAATATTTGAGGAAGGCAGGATATGCAGAAAAGATAAAAAGATTAGCTAAGCGGGGAACTCAGGTTATTGGGATTTGTGGAGGCTATCAGATGTTAGGTAAGCGATTAGCTGATCCACATAAGATGGAGACAATTGGGAAAGTAGTGCAAGGGCTGGATCTGCTAAATATTAATACTATCTTTAACCCCACTAAAGTAACTACTCAAGTGACTGGCAATATTATTAATCAACGGGGCTTTTTAGGTAATTTAGCTACTGAAAAGGTAAGTGGTTATGAGATTCATATGGGAGATACTGAGCTGGGAGAACAAGTAGAACCTTTAATTGAAATTAAAAATCAAATGAATCAAGAAGTTTCTAGGTTAGATGGTGCAGTTAGTTCAGATGGCCAAATATTTGGCACTTACCTACACGGAATATTTGATAATGATGATTTTCGTAATTCATTTATTAATCATTTACGAAAAAAGAAGGGATTATCAGAGATTGATTTTAGTCAACAGCTTTCTACTTCGCAAAAAAGGGAAGATGCCTATGAAAAGTTAGCAGAAGTTGTAAGAAATAATGTAGATATAAAAATGGTTTATGAAATTATGAATTTAAATAATTGTAAAGAGGGATTAGACTCATGTTTAATCAATTTATTATTATAG
- the cbiB gene encoding adenosylcobinamide-phosphate synthase CbiB yields the protein MFNQFIIIVIIALILDLLIGDPDWITHPVIIIGKFINWGEKHLRAITNGELSERLAGILLALVTITLTWSITYILIKVGTTIDIWLGLIFKIAILYTTLSIKGLAKAGGEIYKLLIISDLQEAREKVNWIVGRDTTKMAEEEIVRATVETLAENTVDGILSPLFYAFLGGAPLAMTYKAINTLDSMLGYKSKDYLYFGWAAARIDDLANLIPARVSGILFPIAAFLLNKKGITSFKMVLRDAHKHPSPNGGYSEAAVAGALGIRLGGLNYYHGQSSFREYLGEKTRILEANDIKDVINLMYLTTGLFVIIGITVLLNLKF from the coding sequence ATGTTTAATCAATTTATTATTATAGTTATAATAGCATTAATATTAGATTTATTAATTGGTGATCCAGACTGGATTACTCATCCTGTAATAATTATTGGTAAATTTATTAACTGGGGTGAGAAACATTTAAGGGCAATAACTAATGGAGAACTTAGTGAAAGACTAGCGGGGATTCTTTTAGCATTAGTGACAATTACATTAACATGGTCAATAACTTATATTTTAATTAAGGTTGGAACTACAATTGATATCTGGTTAGGATTAATCTTTAAAATAGCAATTTTATATACGACTTTATCGATTAAAGGGTTAGCTAAAGCCGGGGGAGAAATATATAAATTATTAATTATATCAGATTTGCAGGAAGCTAGAGAGAAAGTAAATTGGATTGTAGGGCGAGATACTACAAAAATGGCAGAGGAAGAGATAGTTAGAGCTACAGTAGAAACATTGGCTGAGAATACAGTTGATGGTATATTATCTCCGCTTTTTTATGCATTCTTAGGAGGAGCACCTCTAGCAATGACCTATAAAGCTATTAATACTTTAGATTCTATGTTAGGATATAAGAGTAAAGATTATTTATATTTTGGTTGGGCTGCTGCGCGAATTGATGATTTAGCAAATTTAATTCCAGCTAGAGTTAGTGGAATATTATTCCCGATAGCTGCTTTTTTACTTAACAAAAAGGGAATAACATCATTTAAAATGGTGTTAAGAGATGCTCATAAACATCCAAGTCCCAATGGTGGTTATTCTGAAGCAGCCGTAGCTGGAGCATTAGGGATTAGACTAGGTGGTCTTAATTATTACCATGGTCAATCTAGCTTTAGAGAGTATTTAGGAGAGAAGACTAGAATTTTGGAGGCTAACGATATTAAAGATGTTATTAACTTAATGTATTTAACTACAGGTTTATTTGTGATTATTGGGATTACTGTACTTTTAAACTTGAAATTTTAA